A window of Pedobacter lusitanus contains these coding sequences:
- a CDS encoding Arm DNA-binding domain-containing protein: MKTSFSLLFYLKKPKNYIKGAVPVYLRIIVDGKRAELATSRECEPELWNTKAGHMTGTKEDTKTFNAYLDKMKAGVTTSHTLLCGQDAEITSEAIKSKYLGKAEKMHTICEAIKIHNKNMEELVEKDDYAKGTLKRFEILERHVKDYLSYKYQKSDLILCGRTKAKIIRYSRRE, from the coding sequence ATGAAAACGAGTTTCAGTCTGCTTTTCTACCTGAAAAAGCCAAAGAATTACATTAAAGGTGCTGTTCCTGTCTATTTAAGAATCATCGTCGACGGAAAACGCGCAGAACTTGCGACCAGCAGGGAGTGCGAACCTGAATTGTGGAACACCAAGGCGGGACACATGACAGGCACAAAGGAAGATACCAAAACCTTTAATGCTTATCTGGACAAGATGAAAGCCGGGGTTACCACCTCCCACACCCTACTTTGCGGGCAAGATGCAGAAATCACTTCCGAGGCGATTAAAAGCAAGTACCTAGGTAAAGCAGAAAAAATGCATACCATATGCGAGGCTATCAAAATTCACAACAAAAACATGGAGGAATTGGTCGAAAAGGATGATTATGCAAAAGGTACGCTAAAAAGATTTGAGATACTGGAAAGACATGTCAAAGATTACCTGTCTTATAAATACCAGAAAAGTGACCTTATCTTATGCGGACGTACAAAAGCTAAAATTATCAGATACTCGCGTAGGGAATGA
- a CDS encoding discoidin domain-containing protein, producing the protein MKASFLNLEEKLLWKQLGDSLNFVAPIKAVPIATIIELTMEKKVSASFSAFNNSIFNDPAYGTKIKTEPIKINEWKNNQKEIDLGKVENVTGLGLSANDDRIKISVSVNGKEWQNLDLSGHNRNEISLTTFIAGAHVLGCNIRYIRLHILDRLADLKVDIYSK; encoded by the coding sequence TTGAAAGCATCCTTCCTGAATCTGGAGGAAAAACTTTTATGGAAACAACTGGGGGATTCTTTAAATTTCGTTGCACCCATTAAAGCTGTTCCTATCGCTACAATAATTGAACTTACTATGGAAAAGAAGGTTAGTGCTTCTTTTTCGGCCTTCAATAACTCAATTTTTAATGATCCTGCTTATGGTACTAAAATCAAAACAGAACCAATTAAAATCAATGAGTGGAAAAATAACCAGAAAGAAATTGATCTGGGAAAGGTGGAAAATGTTACCGGACTGGGGCTATCAGCAAATGATGATAGAATCAAGATAAGTGTTTCAGTCAATGGTAAAGAATGGCAAAATCTGGATCTATCAGGCCATAATAGAAATGAAATAAGCCTGACAACTTTTATTGCAGGAGCTCATGTTTTGGGGTGTAATATTCGATATATCCGTTTACATATATTAGATAGACTGGCTGATTTAAAAGTAGATATATATTCAAAATAA
- a CDS encoding SusD/RagB family nutrient-binding outer membrane lipoprotein: MKKIFKLSSLLPLLLVVTISGCKKDFEEKTINNNKPTAVQASLLLNGILTSKGLVEGPDGSKETNNQYYLNNYDYYGNNRYDFKYGDDYYTILKNVVEMEKQALKAGSAVNSYSALGKFFKAYLFTKMSMEMGDIPMTNALAGMANLTPAYDTQKNVMTQSLALLESANTDLTTLIAAKENILAGDIFFNGDLLKWQKTINTFRIRLLIQLSKRADDDAQLNIKQQFADIVGNKTKYPIMESAADNMQYTYISPTNYYPQNPDNFGQSGSRKNTSATYIGLLTKLKDPRVFVTAEPSRYQVDTLKQSPTDFSSFIGADAGQDLGVMYNSAGQQKYSFLNRKRYYSTYTGEPSIQIGYAELMFNIAEGIYRGWAAGDVETYYIAGIKSSMDSYKIPTGTGSFTAYFYRPGSTNVALPANYDTYTINVNWDTYYNQPEVKYNIANALTQIVQQKYLALFRHSGLESYFTYRRTHIPAFTTGPGTGNGGRIASRFQYHEYERTSNTANYQAALQSQYGGNDNINGIMYILK, from the coding sequence ATGAAAAAGATATTCAAACTTTCTTCTCTTTTACCTCTTTTACTGGTAGTTACCATTTCGGGCTGCAAAAAAGACTTCGAAGAGAAAACGATAAATAATAATAAACCAACAGCAGTTCAGGCCTCCCTGCTTTTAAATGGTATTTTAACCAGTAAAGGTTTGGTCGAAGGACCGGATGGTTCTAAAGAAACCAATAATCAGTATTACCTGAATAATTATGATTATTATGGAAACAACCGCTATGATTTTAAATATGGTGATGACTACTATACCATTCTGAAAAATGTGGTAGAGATGGAAAAGCAGGCACTTAAAGCTGGTTCTGCAGTAAATTCGTACAGTGCTTTAGGAAAGTTTTTCAAGGCTTACCTTTTCACTAAAATGAGTATGGAAATGGGCGATATTCCGATGACAAACGCATTGGCTGGAATGGCAAACCTTACTCCTGCTTATGACACGCAAAAAAATGTAATGACCCAGTCACTGGCTTTGCTTGAAAGTGCGAATACAGATCTGACTACCTTAATTGCGGCAAAAGAGAATATCCTTGCCGGAGATATATTTTTCAACGGTGATTTACTGAAATGGCAAAAAACGATTAATACCTTCAGAATACGTCTGCTGATTCAGCTGAGCAAAAGAGCAGATGATGATGCACAACTGAACATTAAACAGCAATTCGCCGATATCGTAGGCAACAAAACTAAATATCCGATTATGGAAAGTGCTGCAGATAATATGCAGTATACTTATATTTCTCCTACAAACTACTATCCGCAGAATCCTGATAATTTTGGACAAAGCGGATCCAGGAAAAACACTTCGGCTACCTATATTGGTTTATTAACTAAACTTAAAGATCCAAGGGTATTTGTAACTGCTGAGCCTTCCCGTTATCAGGTGGATACCTTAAAGCAAAGCCCTACTGATTTTTCTTCTTTCATCGGTGCCGATGCAGGTCAGGATCTGGGTGTCATGTATAACAGTGCCGGTCAGCAAAAATATTCATTCTTAAACAGAAAACGTTACTATTCAACCTATACCGGTGAACCAAGTATTCAGATTGGTTACGCTGAACTAATGTTTAATATAGCTGAAGGTATTTATCGCGGATGGGCTGCCGGTGATGTAGAAACCTATTATATCGCGGGTATCAAAAGCTCTATGGATTCCTATAAAATACCTACTGGCACAGGGTCATTTACGGCTTATTTCTACCGTCCGGGCTCTACCAATGTCGCGCTGCCTGCCAATTATGATACTTATACCATCAATGTAAACTGGGATACGTATTATAACCAGCCGGAAGTAAAGTATAATATAGCAAATGCATTAACACAGATTGTACAGCAAAAATATCTGGCTTTATTCCGTCATTCCGGACTGGAGTCTTATTTTACTTATCGCCGTACACATATCCCTGCATTTACTACAGGTCCTGGAACAGGAAATGGTGGTCGTATTGCCAGCCGTTTTCAATATCATGAGTATGAGCGTACATCGAATACCGCAAATTACCAGGCTGCTTTACAAAGTCAGTATGGAGGAAATGATAATATCAATGGTATCATGTATATCCTGAAATAG
- a CDS encoding site-specific integrase: MTLSYADVQKLKLSDTRVGNDGERWLFSYRKKTGTRVAVPLLPLAGDILDRYKDHPFCINHNKALPISSNQKMNEYLIEISVLSDVVKTLGNRIAKRTFATTVTLLNGVPIESVSKMMGHTNIRTTQLYAKMLDEKVGKDMAPLRAMF, translated from the coding sequence GTGACCTTATCTTATGCGGACGTACAAAAGCTAAAATTATCAGATACTCGCGTAGGGAATGACGGTGAAAGATGGTTATTCAGCTATAGAAAAAAGACGGGCACAAGAGTGGCCGTTCCTCTGTTACCACTTGCCGGAGATATTCTGGACAGGTATAAAGATCATCCATTCTGTATTAATCATAACAAGGCTTTACCAATTTCCAGCAACCAGAAAATGAACGAATACCTGATAGAAATTTCTGTCCTTTCAGACGTTGTCAAAACATTAGGCAACCGGATTGCAAAACGCACCTTTGCCACAACTGTAACTCTGCTCAACGGGGTGCCGATTGAAAGCGTTTCCAAGATGATGGGACATACCAACATTCGTACAACCCAGCTTTACGCCAAAATGCTTGATGAAAAAGTAGGTAAGGATATGGCACCGCTTAGAGCAATGTTTTAG